Sequence from the Curtobacterium sp. MCLR17_007 genome:
GGCGCCGCTCAGGTGAGCAGGGCCTCCAGGGTGTCGGCCAGGGGGCCGTCCGCCGCGGCCCGCCAGGACCGGCCGGCCCACAGGTGCAGCGCGTGCGGGTCGCCGTCGACGGCGGCCGCAAGGCGGATCGGCCGGGTCAGGTGGTGCAGAGCCGGGTAGCCGAGCGGCGCGTCCTCGTGCTCGCGGACGAAGCGGTTCACGAGCGCCCGTGCCGGTCGTCCGGTGAAGGCCCGCGTGAGCGCGGTGCGGTCGAAGACCGGGTCGACGAGGGCCTCGCGGTGCGTCGTCCCGGTGCCCGCTTCGTCCGTCCGCAGCACGAGCGTGCCGACCATCGCAGCGGCGGCGCCCGCGAGCCGGACGGCCTCGACGTCGTCCGCGCTCCCGATGCCACCCGCGGCGACCACGGGCACGTCGACCTGGGCCAGGACCGCGCGCACCAGGTCGGGCAGGGGCTCCCAGACCGGCGACTGCTCCGGGTCGAGGACCGCCGAGTGACCGCCGGCGGCCTCGCCCTGCACGACCAGGACGTCGATCCCCCGCTCGGCTGCGGCCAGGGCGTCGACCGGGTTCGTCACGGTCTGCACCGTCACCGTGCCGCGGCGGCGCAGGTCCGCGACGGTCTGCGCCGAGGGCAGCCCGAACGTGAAGGACACGACCGACACCGGGTCGTCGAGCAGCAACGCGAGCTTCTCGGCCCAGCCGTCGTCGTCCTCGCGCTTGTCGGGCAGGTCCGGGACCCCGAGGGAAGCGCGGTAGCGGTCGTAGTCGACGTCGCTGATCGGGACCGGGTTCGGTGCGAAGAGGTTGACGCCGAAGCGGTCCGTGCGGGTGCGGACCTCGGCGATCTCCGACGCGAGTTCCTCGGTCGTGCGGTACCCGGCGGCGAGGGACGCGAACTGGGCGGACCGGGCTGCCGCGATGACGAGCGCCGGCGTCGACGGCCCGCCCGCCATCGGTGCGACGTGCAGCGGTGACCGGAGGACCTCGGGGAGTTGGTTCACCCCTCGATCCTGCACCGCCCGGGGCACCGACGATGCCGTCAGCCCTCCGGCAGGTGCTCCTTCGGCAGCTTCCGGAGCTTGGCACGGCGCTTGCGGCGCTCGGGGATCATCGAGCGCATCTCCTCGAGCTTGCCGAAGCACAGCAGCCGGTCGCCCGGTTCGAGGGCGACGCCGCTGCGGGGGTTGGGGATGACACTCGACCCGCGGTGCAGGGTGAGCACGGTGATGTCCCGGTCCCAGAGCCCGGACTCCTTGATCGTCTTGCCCACCAGGTCGGCGTTCGTGTGCACCAGGAGCTCGGCGACCCCGTAGCCCGTCGACACCGACAGGCGCTGCCGGACGTCGATCTCCGGGAAGGCGACCTGGTTGGCGATGAAGTCGATGACGGCCCCGGCGATGTCGAGCCCGGTGGCACGCTCGATGCCCTCGAGCCCGGGTGACGAGTTGACCTCCATCACGAGCGGCCCGTCGTTGCCCTCGAGCATGTCGACGCCGGCGACGCGCAGCCCCATGATCTGCGCCGACCGCACCGCTGCCTCTTCGTACTCGGGGGTCAGGGTCACCGCCTCGACGGTCCCGCCACGGTGCACGTTCGACCGGAACTCGTCACCCGAGGCACTGCGGCGCATCGCGGCCACCACCCGGTCGCCGACGACGAGCGCGCGGATGTCCTTGCCGCGGCTCTCCGCGATGAAGCTCTGGATCAGCACGTTCTGCTTGGTCGAGTGCAGGGTCTCGACGATGGACTCGGCCACCTTGGCTTCCGGCGCCAGGATGACGCCGATGCCCTGGGTGCCCTCGAGCAGCTTGATCACGACGGGCGCCCCACCGACGCGCTCGATCGCCCCGCGGACGTCCCCGCGCCCGGCGACGAACGTGGTCGCGGGCATCCCGATGTCGTGGCGGGACAGGATCTGGTTCGCGCGGAGCTTGTCGCGGGAGTTCGTGATCCCGTTCGCGGTGTTCGGCGTGTAGACGTCCATCTGCTCGAACTGCCGCACGACCGCGGTGCCGTAGTACGTGATCGAGTTCCCGATGCGGGGCAGGACGGCGTCGTAGTCGGAGATGAGCTTGCCGCGGTACTGCAGGTCGGGGGCGTCGCCCGTCAGGTCGATCGCGAAGCGCAGCGTGTTGAGGACCTTGACCTCGTGCCCGCGGTCGAGCGCGGCGGTGCGGAGCCGCTCGGTCGAGTACGCCTGCGGGGCACGCGACAGGATGGCGAGTTTCATCGGGAGGCTCCGCTGATCGAGGGCTGGCGACGGCGACGCTCCATGCTGGCAGAAGGATGACGCACCGTGCGCGCCGTCCTGCCAGGATGGGCACATGCCCGACGGTCCGAAGCGCCCCACGCGCACCCCGATCGTCGCCGGGTGGCGCGAGTGGGCCGGGCTGCCGGACCTCGA
This genomic interval carries:
- a CDS encoding nitronate monooxygenase, with amino-acid sequence MNQLPEVLRSPLHVAPMAGGPSTPALVIAAARSAQFASLAAGYRTTEELASEIAEVRTRTDRFGVNLFAPNPVPISDVDYDRYRASLGVPDLPDKREDDDGWAEKLALLLDDPVSVVSFTFGLPSAQTVADLRRRGTVTVQTVTNPVDALAAAERGIDVLVVQGEAAGGHSAVLDPEQSPVWEPLPDLVRAVLAQVDVPVVAAGGIGSADDVEAVRLAGAAAAMVGTLVLRTDEAGTGTTHREALVDPVFDRTALTRAFTGRPARALVNRFVREHEDAPLGYPALHHLTRPIRLAAAVDGDPHALHLWAGRSWRAAADGPLADTLEALLT
- the rimK gene encoding 30S ribosomal protein S6--L-glutamate ligase — protein: MKLAILSRAPQAYSTERLRTAALDRGHEVKVLNTLRFAIDLTGDAPDLQYRGKLISDYDAVLPRIGNSITYYGTAVVRQFEQMDVYTPNTANGITNSRDKLRANQILSRHDIGMPATTFVAGRGDVRGAIERVGGAPVVIKLLEGTQGIGVILAPEAKVAESIVETLHSTKQNVLIQSFIAESRGKDIRALVVGDRVVAAMRRSASGDEFRSNVHRGGTVEAVTLTPEYEEAAVRSAQIMGLRVAGVDMLEGNDGPLVMEVNSSPGLEGIERATGLDIAGAVIDFIANQVAFPEIDVRQRLSVSTGYGVAELLVHTNADLVGKTIKESGLWDRDITVLTLHRGSSVIPNPRSGVALEPGDRLLCFGKLEEMRSMIPERRKRRAKLRKLPKEHLPEG